The following coding sequences are from one Carassius auratus strain Wakin unplaced genomic scaffold, ASM336829v1 scaf_tig00051388, whole genome shotgun sequence window:
- the LOC113089886 gene encoding pyrroline-5-carboxylate reductase 2-like, giving the protein MSVGFIGAGQLAHALVKGFTAAGVITANRITASSPDTDLQTVSGLRKMGVNFTTSNKEAAHKSDVLFLAVKPHIIPFVLDEIGPDIEERHLIVSCAAGVTISSIEKKLLQYRAAPKVMRCMTNTPVVVREGATVYATGSHAEVEDGKLLEQLMASVGFCTEVEEDLIDAVTGLSGSGPAYAFTALDALADGGVKMGLPRRLAVRLGAQALLGAAKMLLDSEQHPGQLKDNVCSPGGATIHALHFLESGGFRSLLINAVEASCIRTRELQFLADQEKISPAAIKKTTLDKVLQQPGVSSTSVATKSRVNLFNNRTGVKK; this is encoded by the exons ATGAGTGTGGGCTTCATCGGAGCGGGTCAGCTGGCACATGCCCTGGTCAAGGGCTTCACAGCAGCGG GTGTGATCACTGCCAACAGAATCACAGCAAGTTCACCAGACACAGATCTGCAGACAGTCTCCGGCCTGCGG AAAATGGGCGTCAATTTCACTACGAGCAACAAGGAAGCGGCGCACAAGAGTGACGTTCTGTTCCTGGCCGTCAAACCACACATCATCCCGTTCGTTCTGGATGAGATCGGTCCAGATATCGAGGAGCGTCATCTGATCGTGTCCTGCGCCGCTGGAGTCACCATCAGCTCCATCGAGAAG aagctGCTCCAGTACCGCGCGGCTCCTAAAGTGATGCGGTGTATGACGAACACGCCGGTGGTGGTGCGCGAGGGGGCCACGGTTTACGCCACAGGAAGTCACGCCGAGGTGGAGGACGGGAAGCTCCTGGAGCAGCTGATGGCCAGCGTGGGCTTCTGCACCGAGGTGGAGGAGGATCTGATCGATGCCGTGACGGGTCTCAGCGGCAGCGGACCTGCTTAC GCGTTCACGGCTCTGGATGCTCTGGCTGACGGCGGGGTGAAGATGGGGTTGCCACGGCGACTGGCGGTCAGACTGGGAGCTCAAGCTTTATTG GGAGCAGCTAAGATGCTTCTGGACTCGGAGCAGCACCCGGGACAGCTGAAGGACAACGTCTGCTCACCAGGGGGCGCTACCATCCACGCCCTGCACTTCCTGGAGAGCGGAGGCTTCCGGAGTCTCCTCATCAACGCTGTGGAGGCGTCCTGCATCCGGACCAG AGAGCTGCAGTTTCTGGCCGATCAGGAGAAGATCTCGCCCGCCGCCATCAAGAAGACGACGCTGGATAAAGTGCTGCAGCAGCCGGGCGTCTCGTCCACATCAGTCGCCACCAAGAGCAGAGTCAACCTGTTCAACAACAGGACTGGGGTcaagaagtga